TCCCAGATCGGGATCAAGGGCATGGAAGGGGGTGTTCAGGCCCATGTCCACCCGTGAGAATCCGTTCTGCGACTGCTGCTGCAACGGGTGGGCTTCTGCGTCATGCGGCTCGTGCAGCGTGCCAGCCTCGCGCAGGAAGTCTGCGGTATCCTCTGCGCGCCTGCCGATGCGGGCAAACCCTTCCTTCTGCGAGAGCGGAAAGGTGCCCCGGCCCGTTTCGCCCCGCACAAGGCCCCTGCGTGCCGCCTCTGCATAACCGCGCGTAACCGTGCCCACGGTAACGCCCAGCACGTCAGCCACCTCACGGTGCGTGGGCAGCGCAACGCCGGGTTGCAGCAGGCCCCTTGCCGCAGCCGTTTCAATGGCATCGGCTATGGTCAGATACTTGGGGCGCGGCGGGCGGCCGGCAGCGGATGCTGGTGGGGCAGCACAGGTTTCCCGCAGGAGTTGGATGAATATTGTCATGATGACAATTCATATTTTGACGAGAGGATTGTGTCAATCGTATCCATTCATGCGCGGCCGGAACATCCTTGCCCGCTGCTGCGGATGCGGGATTTTTCGCCGCCATGCATATTTCACCCGATACGGAGGCCACGGCAATGGACGGTATGGCAGAGAGCATTCTGAACGGCATTATGGGCAGGCATTTCCTTCCTCTTTTCCTGTTCTGCGTAACCATGTGTGCCACACCCGGCCCCAACAACATCATGCTCACGGCGTCCGGTGCGAACTTCGGGTTCCGCCGCACCGTGCCGCACATGCTGGGTATAACCCTGGGCGTGCAGAGCATGATTCTTGTCATAGGGCTGGGGCTGGGAAGGCTGTTCACGGAGTATCCGGCCGTCCACGCGGCCATGGAATGGGTGGGCGGAGCCTATCTGCTGTATCTGGCGTGGAAGATTGCCACCATACCGCCCACGGCGGGTACGGTGCCCGTTGCGGAGCCGGCTGCCGGTTCCGGTACAGGTCCGGAGGCGGGCAACGCTGGGATCAGGCCTGCGGGCAGGCCGTTTTCCTTCACGCAGGCGCTGCTTTTTCAATGGGTGAATCCCAAGTGCTGGATGATGATTGTGGGGGCGCTTGCGTCATTTTCCGTGGCGGGCGGCGGCTCCGGGCATAATCCGGGCAGCGTGGCGGCAACGGTGGCGGGGGTGGCCTTTATAGCCTTGGGATTTCTGTCTGCGGCGCCTGCCATCGCCCTGTGGGCGTATGCGGGGGTGAAGATCCGGCGTTTTCTGGAAACATCGTTGCGGCAGCGGGTGTTCAACGGCGTCATGGCGGGGCTGCTGGTGGGATCGCTGGCATTGGTACACGCCTCCCGGCTGGTATAGCCCATGCGTGAGGCGGGGGAGCGTCATGCGCGCACGTTATGTGCGCGTTGTGATCAGTCCCGCTGACCCAGTATGCGCTGGGTCCATTCCGTGGCGGCCAGCCGCACGGCGGCGGCATCCTTTGGAGCAATGCCGTAGATGGCCAGCACCCTTCGGGCTTCGTCAAAGCGGCCTTCTTCCAGCGCTTCCACACAGGCAAGCCATTGGCGCAACGGGTTGGGGGCACCCAGAAAGGCGTTCCGGATATCGGGTTCCAGCGGAATCTGTTCCATAAGTTCAGCCATGGGCATGCCCATGAGCACATCTATGCGCGAGAGCAGCCCCACAAGGAACATGGTGTCTGCAGAAGCAGGCAGACGCGCAGCGCGTGCTGTCTGTTCCAGAAAACGGCCCCGGAGCACGGAAAGGAAGGTAAGTTCCTGCGCGGCATGGCTGGGGTTCATGTCTGCCACCAGCACCACCATGAGCCATTGGCGGATGGGGTTCTGCCCCAGCAGCGCAATGGCCTGACTGACCGATTCCACCTGCATGCGCAGGCCGAAGGCAGCGGAGTTGATATATTTGAGCAGACGGAAGGTGAGCGAGGCATCACGCGAGATGACATGAGCGAGTTCGCCTATCTCAAAGTCCCGGCACAGCATGGACAGCAGCCGTGCTTTTACCAGTTGGGCGGAGGAAACCTTGCTGCCGGGCACGATTTCCGGCCTGCTGAAATGGTAGCCCTGAAACAGGCCGTATCCCAGTTCCCTGCATGCTTCGAACATCTCGGCCGTTTCCACCTTTTCCGCCAGCAGCAGCACCGGACGCTGCCGGAGCCGTGCCGTGACCAGCTTGAGCTTCATGGTGTTCATGCCCAGCACTTCCACCTTGACGATGTCCGTAAGCGCCAGAAGCTCCTCATAGCCCGGTTGTCCCACGTAGTCGTCCAGCGCAAGGGTGTAGCCCGCCGCTTTGAGTTTGGCGCAGGCTTCCAGAATATCCGGCGTGGGTTCCACATGCTCCAGAATTTCCGGCACACACTGGTGGGCAGGCAGGGTGAACGCCGCGCCTGAAAGGATGAGGTTGCGCGGAAAATTGATGAGCATGCGCTTGTCGGCAGCTATCTGGGACTGGGCAAGCTGGTAGCCGTCCGCGATGACGCGGGCGGTGGCAACATCCTGATCCTCCACCTGCGCCGTTGCCGCCGTTCCGCTGTGGCGGAAGAGCAGTTCGTAGCCCCATATGTCTCTGTCTGCGGTAAAAATGGGCTGGCGGGCCACAAAAATGGGTTCCGAAGGCGGCGTTTCCGGTGTGTTCTGCCCTTTCTGCCCGTTCAGTCTGTCCTGTTCGCTCTGCCGGCCCTGCCCGACCTGCCCGACCTGTCGGGCGGGAGTCACGGACGCATGGCGAGGCGGCACCTTTTCCGGGGTGCCGGAGCCTTGTTTGCCGCAGTGGGGCGGACAGGAACGGGAATGTGCGGTGGGCATGGGGGCTCCTGAGTGCAGAGAATGGTACGAGCATTACCACAGTATCATTGCATGTGTGCACTGGCAACGGGATGTGTGCAGGCGGGGGGTGCATCGCCCCTGCCTTGTCTGCAGCGGCATTCTCAACGGGCTGTAGCGGGCGGATTTGGGGGATGCCCGCCGGAAAACCGTGCTCAGCTTACCGACCCTTCCGGCGGCAGCACGATGCCGGGAACAAAGCCGCGCATGCGGGTTACGAATTCGGCGTAGGTGGTGTAGGTGATGGTGTTCAGGCCCACCGTCGCTGCCCTGTCGGTATTGGAAGGGTTGTCGTCTATGAACAGCGCGTGGTGCGGCTGCACGGACATGACGGCGCAGGCGTGGGTGAAGAAGTCTGCGGACCGCTTGGTCATGCCTTCCCGGAAGGAGTTGAATACCCTGTCAAAGTGGCGGAAGATGCCGTGCACGGCGTCCAGTTCTTCCAGCCAGTTGGTGTGGTCGCTGAGAATGGCTGTGCGCAGGTTGCTCCTGCGTACCTGTGCTGCGGCGCGGAGCATCCACGGGCGGATGATGAAACGGGAGAGTATCTCCCGGCGCAGCTCCTCATCGGTTCCTGTAACGCCGGTGTCTGCGCGCACGTCATTCCAGAAGGCGTGCTCGTCCGCCCTGCCGGAGGCGTAGCCGTTGGCGTAGCATATGTCTGCCGCCGTACGCAGGAATGTTTCCGGGTCCTGCCCGTTGCGTCTGCCTATTTCCTTGAGTCCCTGAACAAATCCCTCTTCTGCCAGAACACCGCTGAAATCAAAAAATATCACCTGAATATCCTGCGCGGCTATCGCCATCGTTCACATCCTTGTATACAATCGTT
This region of Desulfovibrio psychrotolerans genomic DNA includes:
- a CDS encoding LysE family translocator codes for the protein MHISPDTEATAMDGMAESILNGIMGRHFLPLFLFCVTMCATPGPNNIMLTASGANFGFRRTVPHMLGITLGVQSMILVIGLGLGRLFTEYPAVHAAMEWVGGAYLLYLAWKIATIPPTAGTVPVAEPAAGSGTGPEAGNAGIRPAGRPFSFTQALLFQWVNPKCWMMIVGALASFSVAGGGSGHNPGSVAATVAGVAFIALGFLSAAPAIALWAYAGVKIRRFLETSLRQRVFNGVMAGLLVGSLALVHASRLV
- a CDS encoding EAL and HDOD domain-containing protein; protein product: MPTAHSRSCPPHCGKQGSGTPEKVPPRHASVTPARQVGQVGQGRQSEQDRLNGQKGQNTPETPPSEPIFVARQPIFTADRDIWGYELLFRHSGTAATAQVEDQDVATARVIADGYQLAQSQIAADKRMLINFPRNLILSGAAFTLPAHQCVPEILEHVEPTPDILEACAKLKAAGYTLALDDYVGQPGYEELLALTDIVKVEVLGMNTMKLKLVTARLRQRPVLLLAEKVETAEMFEACRELGYGLFQGYHFSRPEIVPGSKVSSAQLVKARLLSMLCRDFEIGELAHVISRDASLTFRLLKYINSAAFGLRMQVESVSQAIALLGQNPIRQWLMVVLVADMNPSHAAQELTFLSVLRGRFLEQTARAARLPASADTMFLVGLLSRIDVLMGMPMAELMEQIPLEPDIRNAFLGAPNPLRQWLACVEALEEGRFDEARRVLAIYGIAPKDAAAVRLAATEWTQRILGQRD
- a CDS encoding HAD family hydrolase; its protein translation is MAIAAQDIQVIFFDFSGVLAEEGFVQGLKEIGRRNGQDPETFLRTAADICYANGYASGRADEHAFWNDVRADTGVTGTDEELRREILSRFIIRPWMLRAAAQVRRSNLRTAILSDHTNWLEELDAVHGIFRHFDRVFNSFREGMTKRSADFFTHACAVMSVQPHHALFIDDNPSNTDRAATVGLNTITYTTYAEFVTRMRGFVPGIVLPPEGSVS